Genomic DNA from Streptococcus uberis:
ATAATATTAATACCCATGAGGGTGGGACACATGAGCAAGGCTTCAGAACAGCTCTAACTAGAGTTATTAATGACTATGCCAAAAAGAATAAAATTCTTAAAGAAAACGATGATAATCTGACAGGTGAAGATGTTCGTGAAGGATTGACAGCAGTCATTTCAGTAAAACACCCTAATCCTCAATTTGAAGGTCAAACAAAGACTAAATTGGGAAATTCAGAAGTTGTTAAAATTACCAATAGATTGTTTAGTGAGGCTTTTCAACGCTTTTTATTAGAAAATCCTCAGGTAGCCCGTAAGATTGTTGATAAAGGAATATTAGCTTCAAAAGCTCGAATAGCTGCTAAAAGAGCTCGTGAAGTCACCCGTAAAAAATCTGGTTTAGAAATTTCTAATCTCCCTGGTAAATTAGCGGATTGTTCTTCAAATGATGCTAGTCAAAATGAACTTTTCATCGTCGAAGGAGACTCAGCTGGAGGGTCAGCTAAATCAGGAAGAAACCGTGAGTTTCAAGCTATCTTGCCAATTAGAGGTAAAATTTTAAACGTTGAAAAGGCAACAATGGATAAAATTTTAGCTAACGAAGAAATTAGAAGTCTTTTCACTGCTATGGGTACTGGTTTTGGCTCAGACTTTGATGTCACAAAAGCGCGCTATCAAAAATTGGTTATCATGACAGATGCAGATGTTGATGGAGCACATATTAGAACCTTGCTTTTAACTTTGATTTATCGCTTTATGAGACCGGTATTGGAAGCAGGCTATGTTTATATTGCTCAACCACCAATTTATGGAGTAAAAGTGGGAAATGAGATTAAACAATATATCCAGCCAGGTATCAATCAAGAAACGGAATTGCAAGAAGCATTAGAAAAATACAGTGTCGGCCGATCAAAACCTTCTGTTCAACGGTATAAAGGTCTTGGTGAAATGGATGATCATCAACTATGGGAAACAACAATGGATCCTGAAAATAGGCTGATGGCTCGTGTTACGGTTGATGACGCTGCGGAAGCAGATAAAGTTTTCGATATGTTGATGGGTGATCGTGTCGAACCAAGACGTGAGTTTATTGAAGAAAATGCAGTCTATAGTACGCTTGATATTTAGCCAAATATCCTTTGAAAAGCGTTTTAAAGTATGTTATAATCGTAACGTTATAATGTATTTTTGATAAATTTTAATAAAATGGCGATTGATTGCTAAGGAAACTTCACTAGTATTAGCATTTGGCAAATCGTTAAACAATAAGGAGATTAAGATGTCAAGCGGAATTATCTTGCTGATTGTAGCCATAGTCCTTCTAGTGATTATTGCCTATTTAATTGGCGTCATTATTCGTAAACGTAATGATTCAATGATCGGTACTTTAGAAGATCGAAAACAACATCTCTTTGGCCTACCTGTGAATGAAGAGATTGAAGAAGTAAAAGAACTCCATTTGATTGGTCAAAGTCAAACGTCTTTTCGAGAATGGAATCAAAAATGGGTTGACTTAACTCTTAATTCGTTTGCTGATATAGAAAATCATTTATTTGAGGCTGAAAAATATAACGATACCTTTAATTTTATTCGCGCAAAGCATGAAATTAATAATGTTGAAAGTCAATTGAATCTTGTCGAAGAAGATATAACCTCAATTCGAGAAGCTTTAAGTATCTTAAAAGAGCAAGAAGAAAAAAATAGTGCTCGT
This window encodes:
- the gyrB gene encoding DNA topoisomerase (ATP-hydrolyzing) subunit B — encoded protein: MIDENKNLEENVQEYDASQIQVLEGLEAVRMRPGMYIGSTSSEGLHHLVWEIVDNSIDEALAGFATHIEVFIEEDNSITVVDDGRGIPVDIQAKTGRPAVETVFTVLHAGGKFGGGGYKVSGGLHGVGSSVVNALSTQLDVRVYKNGNIHFQEFKRGVVVDDLTIIGSTDLTGTTVHFTPDPEIFTETVEFNYDKLAKRIQELAFLNRGLRISIADKRKGIEQNHDFHYEGGISSYVEYLNEKKDVIIETPIYTDGEMDGIAVEVAMQYTTGYHENVMSFANNINTHEGGTHEQGFRTALTRVINDYAKKNKILKENDDNLTGEDVREGLTAVISVKHPNPQFEGQTKTKLGNSEVVKITNRLFSEAFQRFLLENPQVARKIVDKGILASKARIAAKRAREVTRKKSGLEISNLPGKLADCSSNDASQNELFIVEGDSAGGSAKSGRNREFQAILPIRGKILNVEKATMDKILANEEIRSLFTAMGTGFGSDFDVTKARYQKLVIMTDADVDGAHIRTLLLTLIYRFMRPVLEAGYVYIAQPPIYGVKVGNEIKQYIQPGINQETELQEALEKYSVGRSKPSVQRYKGLGEMDDHQLWETTMDPENRLMARVTVDDAAEADKVFDMLMGDRVEPRREFIEENAVYSTLDI